The following proteins are encoded in a genomic region of Sorangiineae bacterium MSr12523:
- the rpmE gene encoding 50S ribosomal protein L31 gives MKEGIHPNYPAARVTCACGNSFVTRSTRGDFQVDVCANCHPFYTGTQKLIDTAGRVDRFRKRYEGKTVAAKKAETPAKS, from the coding sequence ATGAAAGAAGGCATTCATCCGAATTATCCCGCCGCCCGCGTCACCTGCGCCTGCGGCAACTCCTTCGTCACCCGCTCGACGCGCGGTGATTTCCAGGTCGACGTCTGCGCGAACTGCCATCCCTTCTACACCGGCACGCAGAAGCTGATCGACACCGCCGGCCGCGTGGATCGCTTCCGCAAGCGCTACGAGGGCAAGACCGTCGCCGCCAAAAAGGCGGAGACGCCCGCCAAGTCCTAG
- the prfA gene encoding peptide chain release factor 1 — protein MMIPVEKLEQLSRRYRELDDLMCQPDVLSDRQKLAKLTKERSDIEPVVGQFQRYRDVEKNIRENEEALTDPELRPLAEQELPVLQDERSALERTIKLLLLPQDPNDKKNTIVEIRSGEGGEEAALFAADLFRMFARYAERQGWTLEVMSLSEAAAGGYKECIVLITGKDVYSQLRFEGGVHRVQRVPATETQGRIHTSTATVAVLPEADDVDVQIDEKDLEISIAASGGPGGQGVNTTNSAVQILHKPTGMIVKCQDERSQLKNKAKALKVLKSRLLDIEREKQEAAVSAERRGMVGTGERSQKIRTYNYPQNRVTDHRIRLTLNKLDRIIDGDLDELITALRNERQAALLQEASGEPRRVEDRGGDESDER, from the coding sequence ATCATGATTCCCGTCGAAAAGCTCGAACAACTCTCCCGCCGTTACCGCGAGCTGGACGACTTGATGTGCCAGCCGGACGTCCTTTCCGACCGGCAAAAGCTCGCCAAACTCACCAAAGAGCGCTCGGACATCGAGCCCGTGGTGGGTCAATTCCAGCGTTACCGCGACGTCGAGAAGAACATCCGCGAGAACGAGGAAGCCCTCACCGATCCGGAACTGCGCCCGCTCGCCGAGCAGGAGCTGCCCGTTCTGCAAGATGAGCGCAGTGCCCTCGAGCGCACCATCAAGCTTTTGCTCCTCCCGCAGGATCCGAACGACAAGAAGAACACCATCGTCGAGATTCGGAGCGGTGAAGGCGGCGAAGAAGCTGCGCTCTTCGCGGCGGACTTGTTCCGTATGTTCGCGCGCTACGCCGAGCGGCAAGGGTGGACCTTGGAGGTCATGTCCCTCAGCGAGGCGGCGGCCGGCGGCTACAAGGAGTGCATCGTCCTCATCACCGGCAAGGACGTCTACTCGCAGCTGCGCTTCGAGGGCGGCGTTCACCGCGTTCAGCGCGTGCCCGCGACGGAGACGCAGGGCCGCATTCACACCTCCACCGCCACCGTGGCCGTCCTTCCCGAGGCCGACGACGTGGACGTCCAGATCGACGAGAAAGATCTCGAGATCAGCATCGCCGCCAGCGGCGGCCCCGGTGGCCAGGGTGTCAACACCACCAACAGCGCCGTCCAAATTTTGCACAAGCCCACGGGCATGATCGTCAAGTGCCAGGACGAGCGCTCGCAGCTGAAAAATAAAGCCAAGGCACTCAAGGTCCTCAAGAGCCGTCTGCTCGACATCGAGCGCGAGAAGCAAGAGGCCGCGGTGTCGGCCGAACGACGCGGCATGGTGGGCACGGGTGAGCGGAGTCAAAAAATCCGCACGTACAACTATCCGCAGAACCGCGTGACGGATCATCGCATCCGCCTCACGCTGAATAAGCTCGACCGAATCATCGATGGCGATCTCGACGAGCTCATCACGGCCTTGCGCAACGAGCGGCAGGCCGCGCTCCTTCAAGAAGCGAGCGGGGAGCCACGTCGTGTCGAAGACCGAGGTGGTGATGAGTCAGACGAGCGGTGA
- a CDS encoding SDR family NAD(P)-dependent oxidoreductase encodes MTLVAALARSSALGVLDLGHDEKVARESLDLLVRRRIGTFGVRIPENSELYGLDLPEEVRTVVLPASMLEKAHALLARLQGDRALIVQVRSLEETRIAIAAGAHGLIVKGQEAGGMVGDETSFILVQRVVAEVSRSGVHLPVWVQGGIGLHTAPACIAAGATGVVLDSQLALLDEAETSAEIRRALGAFDGSETIVVGGYRLYARPNARVPQADSTSTEIASQLGAKNPAEHFITLGQDAAMAAPFAKRFGTVERLVRAIHTAIDGHVKQARAGRPLARFSAFAQEYGTIFPIAQGPMTRVSDRPEFAEEVARGGGLPFLALSLMRGPEARKLVIETRDRLAERAWGVGILGFLPPETRDEQLALLTEIRPPVVLIAGGRPSQAKPLEQVGIKTFLHVPSPGLLDLFIKEGARRFVFEGRECGGHVGPRSSFVLWEAAVERLLACERLNDISVLFAGGIHDAMSAKMVATLAAPLAARGAKIGVLMGTAYLFTEEAVRGGAIGEVFQQAAIDCERTVLLETAPGHATRCAESDYVTLFERERERLAAEGNDAQATWAALEQLNVGRLRLASKGLVREGDNLVSVAEEAQQRDGMFMIGQVASMRNGRCTIRALHSDVSDRSTEELSDITLPDPLPSRGRIDVAIVGMACILPDAPDLASFWTNVVTGRNAIREVPHERWNPAHYYDPNGTGEKTPSKWGGFIPETLFDPGKYGIPPRSLAAIDPVQILSLEVARRALDDAGLATKSFDRERASVVFGAESGNDLSSAYGFRASYPQYISGEMPKELDESLPKLTEDSFPGVLSNVIAGRIANRLDLRGVNYTIDAACASSLAALDVACKELASGSSDLVLAGGADLHNGIQDYLMFASVHALSKSGQCKPFDASADGIALGEGVAAVVLKRLADAERDGDRVYAVIKGVGGSSDGKSLGLTAPRKEGQIRALERAYSRAGVSPTRVGLVEAHGTGTVVGDRTELSALTELYTAAGAPSGRCTLGSVKSQIGHTKCTAGMAGLIKAALSIYHGVLPPTKNITSPNPGYDAESSPFVLRDAAAPWTDDELVAAVSAFGFGGTNFHTVLSSDGATSAPKTALTEWPAELFVLRGETAADVTRVVDAIDAMTKTDFPPKLRELAASVARENAGSKVQVALVATSMADLRDKLAAVREGRTVDGVHVAHATAEGGKVAFVFPGQGSQRPGMLADLFVTFPEVRELLDIGRAYGDRLFPGGAYRPEVRKSQQQAITDTRVAQPTLGIADLAMARLLERTGVKPEMTAGHSYGELVALSVAGAFSADTLLALSEARAHSILGAAGKDPGTMAAVRAAPDRVREVLGEGADPVLANHNAPDQTVIAGSKKAVEDACERLAAAGIGARAIPVACAFHSPIVAGAVESFAEHLSNADIEEPLIPVYANASAQPYAASAEGVRETLASQIASPVRFVEEIEAMYAAGARIFVEAGPGGVLTELVGRILKGRPHVAVACDKSDMHGVTSFLTALARLAAAGVAIDLRPLFDDRTAGIDLHAPSAFAAPATAWVIDGGSARPIRGELPDFAMRPLPAPVSLVPPGPPVSPVSHVAAAAASPSSQKSFEGASMDDESQSVMREYLRSMRELVDAQREVMLRFLGETSAPRVQVERMPSEPVPRTQRASVPPKSNGIHHSNGINGTNGAYANGHANGHANGHANGHSNGYHANGHANGHTNGHTNGHANGHTNGHANGHTNGHTNGHANGHTNGHTNGHTNGHTNGSIKPPPPVKSAFEVLVATVSERTGYPADMLDADLDLEADLGIDSIKRIEILGEMREKLGIQGADAGDVLVEKLAAAKTLRSIAKLLEPETSPASEVKAEKAEAKVEKTEKTQKAEKAEKAEKADKAEKVEEPPPTLAPAALKEKQASDSTPPPSSVKRYVMEVASVPPPSMSSLRLAGKQFALTADATGVARKLVEKLEREGARARIVEPGEELGEVDGLLHLASLGDGSPDTLRRLFVRAKEATARGKLHWVVAVTGLGGRFGHHSHAQSPRFTAAGVSGFLKSLAKECPSLHVRAIDLDMHEDVNQLAQHVFDEILADDNHLEVGYAGGERKTLVVSARASASSPEVPLTIDEESVVLFTGGARGITATIALAMARRFRCTIELVGRSQLLANDEDDAELQGATDVASLRRLLITRMNGAGPSNPQAIDAHARQILADREIRATLAAIRQAGSTVDYHAVDVRDEAAFLAVIDKLRARHGRIDGVVHGAGLIEDKLLRDKTHESFARVFSTKVNGARTLARKLANEVRFFVLFSSVSGAFGNRGQIDYAAANDALDKLAHHLHATVNGRVLSINWGPWRGAGMVRPELEREYERRGIALIDPEAGVQRFFDELLEGTDPQVILTAASAEALA; translated from the coding sequence GTGACACTGGTTGCAGCACTCGCGCGGTCTTCCGCGCTGGGCGTGCTCGATCTGGGACACGACGAGAAAGTCGCGCGAGAATCGCTCGATCTTCTCGTACGCCGTCGCATTGGCACGTTCGGTGTGCGCATTCCAGAGAACTCCGAGCTTTACGGCTTGGACCTACCCGAGGAAGTGCGCACCGTGGTGTTGCCGGCCTCGATGCTCGAGAAAGCGCACGCGTTGCTCGCGCGTTTGCAGGGGGATCGTGCGCTGATCGTTCAAGTGCGCAGCCTCGAGGAAACGCGCATCGCGATCGCTGCGGGCGCCCACGGACTTATCGTCAAAGGCCAAGAGGCCGGCGGTATGGTGGGGGACGAAACTTCTTTCATCCTCGTCCAGCGCGTGGTCGCCGAAGTGTCCCGCTCCGGTGTGCATCTCCCCGTGTGGGTGCAAGGCGGGATAGGCCTGCACACAGCGCCCGCGTGCATCGCGGCAGGTGCGACGGGCGTGGTGCTCGATTCCCAACTTGCGTTGCTCGACGAGGCCGAGACGTCTGCCGAAATTCGGCGCGCGCTCGGTGCGTTCGACGGCAGCGAAACAATCGTCGTTGGCGGATATCGTCTCTATGCGCGGCCCAATGCGCGCGTCCCGCAAGCTGACTCGACATCAACCGAGATAGCCTCGCAACTCGGCGCGAAAAATCCGGCCGAGCACTTCATTACCCTCGGGCAGGACGCCGCCATGGCCGCGCCCTTCGCCAAGCGGTTCGGCACGGTGGAGCGCCTCGTGCGCGCCATCCACACCGCCATCGATGGGCACGTGAAGCAAGCCCGGGCCGGGCGGCCCCTCGCGCGGTTCTCTGCGTTTGCGCAGGAGTACGGCACCATCTTCCCGATCGCGCAGGGCCCGATGACCCGCGTGAGCGATCGCCCCGAGTTCGCCGAGGAGGTCGCACGCGGCGGTGGCCTGCCGTTCCTGGCGCTCTCATTGATGCGCGGCCCCGAAGCGCGCAAGCTCGTCATCGAAACGCGCGATCGCCTGGCCGAGCGCGCGTGGGGCGTAGGCATCCTCGGCTTCTTGCCGCCGGAGACGCGGGACGAACAGCTCGCACTGCTGACGGAAATCCGCCCGCCGGTGGTGCTCATCGCCGGTGGCCGCCCCTCGCAGGCGAAGCCCCTGGAGCAGGTGGGCATCAAGACGTTCCTGCACGTTCCCTCGCCGGGCCTGCTGGATCTTTTCATCAAAGAGGGGGCGCGCCGCTTCGTCTTCGAAGGCCGCGAGTGCGGCGGCCACGTGGGTCCGCGTTCGAGCTTCGTCTTGTGGGAGGCCGCCGTAGAGCGACTCCTTGCGTGCGAGCGATTGAACGACATCAGCGTGCTCTTCGCGGGTGGCATCCACGACGCCATGTCCGCGAAGATGGTCGCCACACTGGCCGCTCCGCTGGCCGCGCGTGGTGCCAAGATCGGCGTCCTCATGGGCACGGCGTACCTCTTCACCGAGGAAGCCGTCCGCGGCGGTGCCATCGGCGAAGTTTTCCAGCAAGCCGCCATCGACTGCGAGCGCACCGTGCTCTTGGAGACGGCGCCGGGCCATGCCACGCGTTGCGCAGAGAGCGACTACGTCACCTTGTTCGAGCGCGAACGCGAGCGCCTGGCGGCCGAAGGCAACGATGCGCAGGCCACCTGGGCGGCACTCGAGCAGCTCAACGTGGGCCGGCTGCGGCTCGCCTCCAAAGGCCTGGTGCGCGAAGGCGACAACCTCGTTTCGGTCGCCGAAGAGGCGCAGCAGCGCGATGGCATGTTCATGATCGGGCAGGTCGCCTCGATGCGAAATGGGCGCTGCACGATCCGTGCATTGCACAGCGACGTGAGCGACCGTTCCACCGAAGAGCTCTCGGACATCACCCTGCCGGACCCGCTCCCTTCGCGCGGCCGGATTGACGTGGCCATCGTCGGTATGGCCTGCATCCTGCCGGACGCGCCCGACCTGGCATCGTTCTGGACCAACGTGGTCACCGGGCGGAATGCCATCCGCGAGGTGCCGCACGAGCGTTGGAACCCGGCGCACTACTACGACCCGAACGGCACCGGTGAGAAGACGCCCTCCAAGTGGGGCGGCTTCATCCCCGAGACGCTGTTCGACCCGGGCAAGTACGGCATCCCGCCGCGCTCGCTCGCGGCGATCGATCCGGTGCAGATCCTCTCGCTCGAGGTCGCGCGGCGCGCCCTCGACGATGCCGGGCTCGCGACCAAGTCGTTCGACCGCGAGCGCGCCAGCGTCGTGTTCGGCGCGGAGTCGGGCAACGATCTCTCGAGCGCCTACGGCTTCCGGGCGAGCTACCCGCAGTACATCAGCGGCGAGATGCCCAAGGAGCTCGACGAGAGCCTCCCGAAGCTCACCGAGGACTCGTTCCCTGGCGTTCTCTCCAACGTCATCGCCGGCCGCATCGCCAACCGGCTCGACTTGCGCGGCGTGAACTACACCATCGACGCCGCGTGCGCTTCGTCGCTCGCCGCGCTCGATGTCGCGTGCAAAGAGCTGGCGAGCGGCTCGAGCGATCTCGTGCTGGCCGGCGGCGCCGACCTGCACAACGGCATCCAGGATTACCTGATGTTCGCCAGCGTGCACGCGCTGTCGAAGAGCGGCCAGTGCAAGCCGTTCGACGCATCGGCGGATGGCATCGCGCTCGGCGAGGGCGTGGCGGCGGTCGTGCTCAAGCGCCTCGCGGACGCAGAGCGCGACGGGGATCGCGTCTACGCCGTCATCAAGGGCGTCGGTGGTTCGAGCGATGGCAAGAGCCTCGGGCTCACGGCACCCCGCAAGGAAGGGCAGATTCGCGCCCTGGAGCGCGCCTACTCGCGGGCGGGCGTCTCGCCCACGCGGGTCGGCTTGGTGGAGGCCCACGGCACGGGCACGGTGGTGGGCGACCGCACCGAGCTCTCGGCCCTGACGGAGCTTTACACGGCGGCGGGTGCGCCCAGCGGGCGTTGCACCCTGGGTTCGGTCAAGTCGCAGATTGGCCATACCAAGTGCACCGCCGGCATGGCGGGGCTCATCAAGGCGGCGCTCTCGATTTACCACGGCGTGCTGCCGCCCACGAAGAACATCACGTCGCCCAATCCGGGTTACGACGCAGAGAGCAGCCCCTTCGTGCTGCGCGATGCGGCCGCACCCTGGACCGACGACGAACTGGTCGCGGCCGTGAGCGCGTTCGGCTTCGGTGGAACGAACTTCCACACGGTGCTCTCGTCGGATGGTGCGACGTCGGCTCCGAAGACGGCGCTCACCGAGTGGCCTGCGGAGCTGTTCGTGCTGCGCGGCGAGACGGCGGCGGATGTCACGCGGGTGGTCGACGCCATCGACGCCATGACCAAGACGGACTTCCCGCCGAAGCTTCGCGAGCTCGCCGCGTCGGTGGCGCGTGAGAACGCGGGGTCGAAGGTGCAGGTCGCACTGGTCGCCACGTCGATGGCCGATCTGCGCGACAAGCTGGCGGCGGTGCGCGAAGGCCGCACCGTGGACGGCGTGCACGTGGCGCATGCCACGGCGGAGGGCGGCAAGGTCGCCTTCGTGTTCCCGGGGCAGGGGAGCCAGCGGCCGGGCATGCTGGCCGACTTGTTCGTGACCTTCCCCGAGGTGCGCGAGCTGCTCGACATCGGGCGCGCGTACGGCGATCGGCTGTTCCCCGGCGGGGCGTACCGGCCGGAGGTGCGCAAGTCGCAGCAGCAGGCCATCACCGACACGCGCGTGGCGCAGCCGACGTTGGGCATCGCGGATCTGGCGATGGCGCGGCTGCTCGAGCGCACGGGCGTGAAGCCGGAGATGACCGCGGGTCACAGCTACGGTGAGCTGGTGGCGCTCTCCGTCGCCGGGGCGTTCTCCGCGGATACGCTGCTCGCGCTCTCCGAGGCGCGTGCGCATTCGATCCTCGGTGCGGCCGGAAAAGACCCTGGGACGATGGCGGCGGTGCGCGCGGCGCCGGATCGCGTGCGCGAGGTGCTCGGCGAGGGCGCCGATCCCGTGCTGGCGAACCACAATGCGCCGGACCAGACGGTGATCGCCGGATCGAAGAAGGCCGTCGAGGACGCGTGCGAGCGCCTTGCGGCCGCGGGCATCGGGGCGCGGGCCATTCCGGTGGCGTGCGCGTTCCACAGCCCCATCGTCGCGGGCGCGGTGGAATCGTTCGCGGAGCATCTCTCCAACGCGGATATCGAGGAGCCGCTCATTCCGGTGTATGCAAACGCCAGCGCGCAGCCGTACGCGGCGAGCGCCGAGGGCGTGCGCGAGACGCTGGCCTCGCAGATTGCGTCGCCGGTGCGCTTCGTCGAGGAGATCGAGGCGATGTATGCCGCGGGGGCGCGCATCTTCGTCGAGGCGGGGCCGGGCGGCGTGCTCACCGAGCTGGTGGGGCGCATTCTGAAGGGCCGGCCGCACGTCGCCGTTGCGTGCGACAAGAGCGACATGCACGGCGTGACGTCGTTCTTGACGGCGCTCGCGCGGCTCGCGGCGGCGGGCGTGGCCATCGACCTGCGGCCGCTGTTCGACGATCGCACGGCGGGGATCGATCTCCATGCGCCGTCTGCGTTTGCTGCGCCGGCGACGGCGTGGGTCATCGATGGGGGAAGCGCGCGGCCGATTCGCGGCGAGCTGCCCGACTTTGCCATGCGCCCGCTTCCGGCGCCTGTCTCTTTGGTCCCACCTGGCCCACCTGTCTCACCTGTCTCACATGTCGCGGCTGCGGCGGCTTCACCCTCCTCTCAGAAAAGCTTCGAAGGTGCCTCCATGGATGATGAATCACAAAGTGTCATGCGCGAGTACCTGCGGTCGATGCGCGAGCTGGTGGACGCGCAGCGCGAGGTGATGTTGCGCTTCCTCGGCGAGACGTCGGCGCCGCGGGTGCAAGTCGAGCGCATGCCATCCGAGCCGGTGCCCCGCACGCAGCGCGCATCCGTGCCGCCGAAGAGCAACGGTATCCATCATTCGAATGGCATCAACGGCACGAATGGCGCGTACGCGAATGGCCATGCGAACGGGCATGCCAACGGGCACGCGAACGGTCACTCCAACGGCTACCATGCCAATGGCCACGCGAACGGGCATACCAACGGGCACACGAATGGCCACGCCAATGGGCATACGAATGGCCATGCCAATGGGCATACCAACGGGCACACGAACGGCCATGCCAATGGGCATACGAACGGGCACACGAACGGCCATACCAACGGTCACACCAATGGATCGATCAAGCCGCCCCCGCCGGTGAAATCGGCCTTCGAGGTGCTCGTGGCCACGGTGAGCGAGCGCACGGGCTACCCGGCCGACATGCTCGACGCCGACTTGGACCTCGAAGCGGATCTGGGCATCGACTCCATCAAGCGCATCGAGATCCTCGGTGAGATGCGCGAAAAGCTGGGCATTCAAGGCGCCGACGCCGGCGACGTCCTCGTCGAGAAACTCGCCGCCGCCAAAACGCTGCGCAGCATCGCCAAGCTGCTCGAGCCCGAAACGTCGCCGGCCTCCGAGGTCAAAGCCGAAAAGGCCGAGGCCAAGGTCGAGAAGACGGAAAAGACGCAAAAAGCAGAAAAGGCAGAAAAGGCAGAAAAAGCAGATAAGGCCGAGAAGGTCGAGGAGCCCCCGCCAACCTTGGCGCCGGCCGCCCTCAAAGAGAAGCAGGCGTCCGATAGCACGCCGCCGCCCTCCAGCGTGAAGCGCTACGTCATGGAGGTGGCCTCCGTGCCGCCGCCCTCGATGTCCAGCCTCCGCCTCGCGGGCAAGCAGTTCGCGCTCACCGCCGATGCCACCGGCGTTGCCCGCAAGCTCGTCGAGAAGCTCGAGCGCGAAGGTGCGCGCGCCCGCATCGTCGAGCCGGGCGAGGAACTCGGTGAGGTCGATGGCCTTTTGCATCTGGCCTCGCTGGGTGACGGCTCGCCGGATACCCTGCGGCGCCTCTTCGTCCGCGCCAAGGAAGCCACCGCGCGCGGCAAGCTGCACTGGGTCGTCGCGGTGACCGGCCTCGGTGGCCGCTTTGGCCATCACTCCCACGCGCAGAGCCCGCGCTTTACCGCTGCAGGCGTCTCCGGTTTCCTCAAGAGCCTCGCCAAAGAATGCCCCTCGCTGCACGTGCGGGCGATCGACCTCGACATGCACGAGGACGTGAACCAACTCGCGCAGCACGTCTTCGACGAGATCCTCGCCGACGACAACCACCTCGAGGTGGGCTACGCCGGCGGTGAACGCAAGACCCTCGTGGTCTCGGCCCGCGCATCGGCCTCCTCGCCCGAGGTGCCGCTGACCATCGACGAAGAGAGCGTCGTGCTCTTCACCGGCGGTGCACGCGGTATCACGGCGACGATCGCGCTGGCCATGGCGCGGCGCTTCCGTTGCACCATCGAGTTGGTCGGCCGCTCGCAGCTGCTCGCCAACGACGAGGACGACGCCGAGCTCCAGGGCGCGACCGATGTCGCCTCCCTGCGGCGGCTCCTCATCACGCGCATGAACGGCGCAGGCCCCTCGAACCCGCAGGCCATCGACGCCCACGCGCGGCAAATTCTCGCCGACCGCGAGATCCGCGCCACCCTGGCGGCGATTCGCCAGGCCGGCTCGACGGTGGATTACCACGCGGTGGACGTGCGCGACGAAGCCGCGTTCCTAGCCGTCATCGACAAGCTGCGCGCACGCCACGGCCGCATCGACGGCGTCGTGCACGGTGCGGGGCTCATCGAGGACAAGCTGCTTCGCGACAAGACGCACGAGTCCTTCGCCCGCGTCTTCTCCACCAAGGTGAACGGCGCACGCACCCTGGCGCGCAAGCTCGCCAACGAGGTCCGCTTCTTCGTGCTCTTCTCGAGCGTCTCGGGCGCGTTCGGCAACCGCGGCCAGATCGACTACGCGGCGGCCAACGACGCGCTGGACAAGCTGGCGCACCATCTGCACGCCACGGTGAACGGGCGCGTGCTCTCGATCAACTGGGGCCCGTGGCGCGGCGCAGGCATGGTCCGGCCCGAGCTCGAACGTGAATACGAGCGGCGCGGCATCGCGCTGATCGATCCCGAGGCCGGTGTGCAGCGCTTCTTCGACGAGCTCCTGGAGGGAACGGATCCGCAGGTCATCCTGACTGCGGCATCGGCCGAGGCCCTTGCGTGA
- a CDS encoding DUF1385 domain-containing protein: MTDVRTASQQTRQQPAPSTAARPYIGGQAVLEGVMMRAPHSFSIVVRRRDGSLLVRERAVPDERTGIRRWPLVRGVSSLVESLRLGSESLRFSVEQLEKDLAAEEAAELAKSKASTAGLSALAAFGLSLFSLLSADDGQAVASTDADAKKGGRGAMGVMLVFAIAFLIALPQAAAAGINRVFHLGLEVQSPLFQVITGALKLTVVVGYMLLIRRVPDIRRVFQYHGAEHKTISTYEANEELIVVNARAKTTLHPRCGTTFLVMVALVSILVFTAVGGLLPRIHTGSAIADNVLFFLEKLPFLPLIAAVTFEIQRLFARYCTTGPLRALLWPGFLVQKITTIEPDDDQLEVALASLRATLFREHGEVSEVADDVSFANYEALATASHLRS, translated from the coding sequence ATGACGGACGTTCGCACCGCTTCGCAGCAGACTCGACAGCAGCCCGCTCCTTCGACCGCCGCCCGACCTTACATCGGCGGGCAGGCCGTCCTCGAAGGCGTCATGATGCGAGCGCCGCACTCGTTTTCCATCGTCGTGCGCCGGCGCGATGGCTCGCTGCTCGTCCGCGAGCGCGCCGTGCCCGACGAGCGCACCGGCATCCGCCGTTGGCCGCTGGTGCGCGGGGTCAGCTCCTTGGTCGAGTCCCTGCGTCTCGGCAGCGAATCCCTGCGGTTTTCCGTCGAGCAACTCGAGAAAGACCTCGCCGCCGAAGAAGCGGCGGAGCTCGCAAAAAGCAAGGCCAGCACCGCGGGGCTTTCCGCGCTCGCCGCCTTCGGTCTCTCGCTATTTTCCCTGCTGAGCGCGGACGACGGTCAGGCCGTCGCGTCCACCGATGCGGACGCCAAGAAAGGCGGGCGGGGCGCCATGGGCGTCATGCTCGTCTTCGCGATCGCCTTCCTCATTGCCTTGCCCCAGGCTGCCGCCGCCGGCATCAACCGCGTTTTCCACCTCGGTCTCGAGGTGCAGTCGCCGCTGTTCCAGGTCATTACCGGGGCTCTGAAGCTCACCGTCGTCGTCGGTTACATGCTCCTCATCCGGCGCGTTCCGGACATTCGCCGCGTGTTCCAGTACCACGGCGCCGAGCACAAGACGATCAGCACCTACGAAGCGAACGAAGAGCTCATCGTCGTCAACGCCCGCGCGAAGACCACGCTTCATCCGCGGTGCGGAACCACCTTCCTCGTCATGGTGGCCCTCGTCTCCATCCTCGTCTTCACGGCGGTGGGTGGCCTCCTGCCGCGCATCCACACCGGCAGCGCCATCGCGGACAACGTTCTCTTCTTCCTCGAGAAGCTCCCGTTCCTGCCGCTCATCGCCGCGGTCACCTTCGAAATCCAGCGCCTCTTCGCGCGCTACTGCACCACCGGCCCGCTCCGCGCGTTGCTGTGGCCGGGCTTCCTCGTGCAGAAAATCACCACCATCGAGCCGGACGACGATCAGCTCGAAGTGGCCCTCGCTTCCCTGCGCGCCACCCTCTTTCGCGAACACGGTGAGGTTTCCGAGGTGGCCGACGACGTGTCGTTCGCCAACTACGAGGCGCTCGCGACAGCGTCGCATTTGCGATCATGA
- the ssb gene encoding single-stranded DNA-binding protein, which yields MAEGLNKVLLLGNLGADPELRVTPGGQAILKLRLATTETYLDRNNARQERTEWHQVTVWGKRGEALAKILSKGSSIFVEGSLRTSSYEKDGEKRYRTDIVANNIILAGGRRGGGDQPYEGGGGGRPERSSYGNRGGGGGGGDSGGGSWGGGGGGGGGGRSQQPAAPAQDPGDDYGSGFGGGDDDIPF from the coding sequence ATGGCGGAAGGTCTCAACAAGGTACTTTTGCTCGGAAACTTGGGGGCGGATCCCGAGCTGCGCGTCACCCCCGGCGGCCAGGCCATCCTCAAACTTCGTCTGGCCACGACCGAGACTTATCTCGATCGCAACAACGCCCGCCAAGAACGAACCGAGTGGCATCAAGTCACCGTCTGGGGCAAGCGCGGAGAGGCGCTGGCAAAGATCCTAAGCAAGGGCTCGAGCATATTCGTGGAGGGTTCCCTCCGCACGAGCAGCTACGAAAAAGATGGCGAGAAACGATACCGCACGGACATCGTCGCCAACAACATCATCCTCGCGGGCGGCCGCCGTGGCGGCGGAGACCAGCCCTACGAAGGCGGGGGAGGGGGCCGTCCCGAGCGCTCTTCCTACGGCAACCGAGGTGGCGGCGGTGGCGGCGGCGACTCCGGTGGCGGAAGCTGGGGTGGCGGTGGTGGTGGCGGCGGGGGCGGTCGCTCCCAGCAGCCGGCGGCCCCGGCCCAGGACCCCGGCGACGACTACGGCAGCGGCTTCGGCGGCGGCGACGACGACATTCCGTTCTGA
- a CDS encoding glycosyltransferase — protein sequence MTKPRISIVIPVYNEQGILHAAIVDLRERLKSFGWSYEVILAENGSRDHTVEIGEELSRKYNDPATGQIRIMSLGEPNYGKAMKQGILLARGELVICEEIDLCDADFHRRAIDILETGEADLVIGSKLADGSEDDRPMVRHVASQAYSTMLKVLLGFRGTDTHGLKAFRRVALLDTVRACLVDKDVFASEFVIRADRGGVKIREIPVRVIEKRPPSINLFKRVPNVLKNVAKLTYAIRIRG from the coding sequence ATGACCAAGCCGCGTATTTCGATCGTCATACCCGTTTACAACGAGCAGGGCATCCTCCACGCGGCGATCGTCGACCTTCGCGAGCGGCTCAAATCGTTCGGTTGGAGCTACGAGGTCATCCTCGCCGAGAACGGCTCCCGGGATCATACCGTGGAAATCGGCGAGGAGCTCTCGCGCAAGTACAACGACCCGGCCACGGGCCAGATCCGCATCATGAGCCTGGGCGAGCCCAATTACGGCAAGGCCATGAAGCAGGGCATTTTGCTGGCCAGGGGCGAGCTCGTCATCTGCGAGGAAATCGACCTGTGCGATGCGGATTTTCATCGCCGCGCCATCGACATCCTCGAGACGGGCGAGGCGGACCTGGTCATCGGCTCCAAGCTGGCCGATGGCTCGGAGGACGACCGTCCCATGGTCCGCCACGTCGCCAGCCAGGCCTATTCGACGATGCTCAAGGTGCTTCTGGGCTTCCGCGGCACCGACACGCATGGCCTCAAAGCCTTTCGGCGCGTGGCGCTACTCGACACCGTGCGCGCCTGTTTGGTCGACAAGGACGTTTTCGCGAGTGAGTTCGTCATCCGCGCCGATCGCGGGGGCGTGAAGATTCGCGAGATCCCGGTCCGGGTCATCGAAAAGCGGCCGCCGTCGATCAACCTCTTCAAGCGCGTGCCCAACGTGTTGAAAAACGTGGCCAAGCTCACGTACGCCATCCGCATCCGAGGGTAG